TGGTTTTGACAACAACCAGATCATTGTTATAGTAAATAGTTATTGTACAAAAGTTTGCGTGATTTTTcacattaaaataaaaaaaaaaaagtagttTGGCTCCatctaaatttattttatatttgtttttcGTTTTTATTCCACCATTATTCACGTTGAAGTTTTATTTGGTTTAAATTTACTTAATTTTTTCAAACCCCTTGATTGGCTTAGTTGGGACTTGTATTCAGTGATGATGGGAATATGACACAAACATTTGCTTCACCAGCCAGCTTCTTCCATATCGCAATTGGATTTGGGAATACCCCTTAGGTGCGATTCTTTATTCTTTGTCCAAGATCACAATTCATGAAATGCCACAATCCGCCAGAAAGTGTGAATGTTACCACATTAATTTTCATACACAGTTAGCATGAAAGGATAAAGCAGTCAgcaaatgaaataaattttagCCATAAAAACTAATGTACAGTAAGCATTGACGCATCATCAGCTGTACACCAAGAGATCTACTCAGAATTAATTCAGTTTAACGTACCAAGTTGAATCAATTTTGagagaatctttgataaaaatAGTTCTGTACATGTAGTTATTACTTCAGGTCAATTCAAATGGTTCATGATTTTTCAATTTTCAATGACTAGAATTTTGCCAAATGTATCCCGTTCAACTTTGATGGAATAATCATGTACAGATTGTTGCACCTTCAATTGAATTCAAATGGTCCatatttctaaattttctactAACAGAATCTGGGAAAATTGACCAATGAAGTGTCATTTCTACCTCAAGTTCAAATTTGCTAAGGTACCATTTATTTTCTTCAGGTTTCAAGCTCCTCATGACTAAGCAATAGATATGTCTTTCCATGGTCCTCTGTCTGACCTGAGGCAGCCTCCTTCAAGCTTACAGTTACAGCTCCCACCAAGAAAATCCGGAAGCTCGCTGAGCACCAATTTGATTTCATTAGACTAGCAGCAAGTTCATGAGAAAGATTGAATGGGTACGAGTAAAAAAATTAAGTAGAATTCCATGAACTAATCTTACCTTTCATCAATCATTTCAAGCAATTTCGTTCGATACTTATTGCCAATGACCTAAGATTTTGGATAATGTCATAGTAAGTCTTTCGATTTATTGACTCATGGAAAATGTTTGTTTTATACAAGTATTTTCTTATACCTGAATCTTGGATGCTGTTTCAGGGTCAAGAAAGCATTTTATAGCGCTCCAAAGTAATCTAAAGCCAGGGCCAGCATTTACGATGAGCATTTGAGAAAGGGTCTGCATATATCAGGCAGCGATGATAAGCTTTGTTATGGAATATGACTATAGATAGAAACAAGTGTATCAGAAAGAGTTAGCATTACTTCGGGGTAAAAGTCATTATAAATCTTGCGGAGCTGCATAATGACATTTTGCACAGGTCTTGTAAAACTCTTAAAGGTCTGAACGGTAAAACAAACATTATCGAGCCAAATtgtcataaaattttcaaaatgatAGAAAATGCAAAGGAAAACTAGCAGGAAGAGAAGTACTTACCACGCCTTCAACATCCAGAATCACCAAATTTCTGTTAATGTTTCTGTTTGCAGAAATAGAGCAAGCAGGAAACCTGACCCTATGAGTTTTCTCGTAGTCCAGGACTTGGTATTTGACATATCGATCTAAAGTGGTGACTTGCATCAATTTTTCCACATCAAGCTTTCCCAATCTTTCAATGTAGATTGGTCTTCCTTCCTTGTCTACACCGTGATAGCCCTGAGGGTAATATTTCTGAACTTCATTCAATTCCTTAAAGTCAAAGTCCTGGGGATGATACATTAAGCTACAAGAATTACAAAGCATTTCAAAATGGCAGACAATAATGTATTAATGAATTTACCACTTTCGACAagattctaaaaataaaatgaatgttCTGTTCATATGATCAACCCTAATATTTTTTAGAAGTTAAATTTTGTTTAGTTTTCCAAAAACTTCCACCAGCTTCCTCCAACTATTTTAACATGTAACCCCTGGCTTTATCACTACACTTCAACTCTAGAAATCGTAAGTCATAGAAGCTTCTCTCTTGcttattatttctttaaaaaaaaaccctttTCTTCTCTAGCGTTATTATTTCTCTAGATGCTTTATTTTAGTTCATTGAAGCTAGAATCTCAGACCAAAATCAGTATATATTGTTATCAGTAATTATAAAATCAGATGTTCGTCAAAGACAAATTATATGCATCCTCATCATGAAACCTTGGATGGATGGCATATCAAGAAAATGTATCAGGATGCCAACCGTAAAGAGCATAGTCAAAGTCACCTTCATTACAGCGTTAACACCAAAAAGTTTCCTCCTATTAAACATCTCGGTCAACGAGTTCTGTTCCTCCATCAATCTGATAAGCACGAAGCATTAACAATATCATCCCAAGATTTCATCCAATCTATTCTATGTTATACACAATAGTTCCGGAAACTAAGGacgataataaaaaaatatttagatgCCACGTTGAGTTGGATAGAGACGGCATAAAAACAGGTGCTTGAGGCTGCACTCCATTTAACTTCCACTTTCGAAACAAGTTTGATGAATGTTATATGGAAACGTAAAGAGCCATCAATTCCAGAAAATTCGCAAAATATTGAACTTTGGAGCATAACATTTAGCCATTCATCAAAGCAACCCCTGAATAACTGAATAAGTACAAAACAACCCAAATTTGTAGAACACAAATCGAAACTGCTGATGAACACAAAGCTACGAATTCGAAACTGAATCCTAAAGAGTTCGATCATAAACCGTATCACCACGAAATCTGTATGCAGGAACTCGAACCAAAAAAGAAAAACAGCAAAACATACAACACAATATATTCATAACAACATCAGGAACACATTTATCGGAGTAAAAGAAATCATAAGCAAGATACCAAGTAACAGGAGTAACCGTCGTAATCACAAGATGCAGCGAATCGCGTAGAACTCTGGTTTTGGTACTCGGAAGATGGCAGCGCTTCAAAAAGGAAGACGAGGTGGTCAGATGTGTACACGTGGCAAGATCTTGGTGGTTGCCGTTCTCTTGGCGGGAATATGCCGCGGAATATGAATAACGTTCATTTGTTTGCAAATGGATGCGTGTCTAAAAGGGGTCGTTTCTTACAACTTTGTTATGCAAAAACTAAGATAACTAATATGtaatcaaata
This genomic interval from Primulina eburnea isolate SZY01 chromosome 16, ASM2296580v1, whole genome shotgun sequence contains the following:
- the LOC140816800 gene encoding phosphatidylinositol/phosphatidylcholine transfer protein SFH3-like, giving the protein MEEQNSLTEMFNRRKLFGVNAVMKDFDFKELNEVQKYYPQGYHGVDKEGRPIYIERLGKLDVEKLMQVTTLDRYVKYQVLDYEKTHRVRFPACSISANRNINRNLVILDVEGVTFKSFTRPVQNVIMQLRKIYNDFYPETLSQMLIVNAGPGFRLLWSAIKCFLDPETASKIQVIGNKYRTKLLEMIDESELPDFLGGSCNCKLEGGCLRSDRGPWKDISIA